From the genome of Aliarcobacter lanthieri:
GGAAGTTTAGCTTCTAAATCAGCAATTTTTTTAGCTTGAATTTGAGCTGTTGCTACGTGACTTACTGCATTGTGAACTCTATCTCCTTCTTTATAAGGTAATACTTTTTGAATACCACCATACATAGTAGCAATAAGAACGAATGTAGCAGGTAATATTGTAACCCAAGTATATTTTCCTTTACCCATTTTAAATAAAATTGCTGTACCTAAAAGTAAAGCCATACCTGCAAGCATTTGATTACTTACTCCAAATAGTGGCCATAATGAATAAATACCACCTCTTGGATCAATCGTTCCTTGATATAAGAAATAACCCCATCCTGCAACACTTAAAAATGTTGCTAAAATACCAGCAAAATAATTATTCGTATTTCCTAAAGGTTTATAAACATTTCCTAAAATATCTTGAACCATAAATCGGCAAGCTCTTGTTCCTGCATCTACTGCAGTTAAAATAAATAAAGCTTCAAATAAAATAGCAAAGTGATACCAAAATGCCATCATATCTATACCACCAAATAATTCATGAAGAACAATAGCTACTCCAATAGCAAATGTTGGTGCTCCACCAGTTCTTGAAAGAATAGTTTCTTCACCAATATTTTTTGTTAGATTAATAATCTCTTCAGGAGTTACACTAAATCCCCAACTAGAAATTGTACTTGCAACTTGAATTACATCTGTACCTATAAATGCGGCAGGTGAGTTAATAGCAAAGTATAAACCAGGGTGTAAAATAGTAGCACATATTAAAGCCATAATAGCAACTGCACTTTCCATTAACATTGAACCATATCCAACAGGAAGTGCATGAGTTTCATTCTCTAACATTTTTGGACTTGTTCCACTTGAAATTAAAGCATGGAAACCACTAATAGCTCCGCAAGCAATAGTAATAAATAAGAAAGGAAATATTGCTCCTGCAAAAACTGGACCAGTTCCATCAAAATATTGAGAGTTTGTTTTTGGCATTTGAATATCTGGAGCAACAATAACAATAGCAATAGCCATAAGTACTATAACACCAATTTTCAAGAATGTTGAAAGATAATCTCTTGGAGCTAGTAAAAACCATACAGGTAAAACTGCAGCAATAAATCCATACCCCATCATAATAAATGCTAAAGTTGTAGCATCAAAAGTAAATCTAGCAGCCCATACTGGATCTGCTGCAATTATACTTCCATAATGAATAGCTAAAATTAAAAAGATAAATCCTATAACTGAAGCTTCTCCAACTTTACCTGGTCTTAGGAATCTCATATAAATTCCCATAAAGATAGCAATAGGAATAGTCATAGCAATTGTGAATAATCCCCAAGGTGATTCAGCAAGTGCTTTTACAACAACCATTGATAAAATTGCAATAATAATTAGCATAATACCAAAAATAGCAATCATTGTAACACCACCGACAAAAGTTCCTAACTCTTCTTTTATCATTTCACCTAAAGATTTTCCATTTCTTCTTGATGATATGAATAAAACAACAAAGTC
Proteins encoded in this window:
- a CDS encoding carbon starvation CstA family protein, with translation MRGSIMNKIFWLFVAILGAVCFGYLALQQGETVSAMYLVVAAVCIYMIGYRFYGRFIAYKVLELDKNRATPAMIHDDGRDYVPTNRSVLFGHHFAAIAGAGPLVGPILAAQLGYLPSMLWILVGGVFAGAVHDFVVLFISSRRNGKSLGEMIKEELGTFVGGVTMIAIFGIMLIIIAILSMVVVKALAESPWGLFTIAMTIPIAIFMGIYMRFLRPGKVGEASVIGFIFLILAIHYGSIIAADPVWAARFTFDATTLAFIMMGYGFIAAVLPVWFLLAPRDYLSTFLKIGVIVLMAIAIVIVAPDIQMPKTNSQYFDGTGPVFAGAIFPFLFITIACGAISGFHALISSGTSPKMLENETHALPVGYGSMLMESAVAIMALICATILHPGLYFAINSPAAFIGTDVIQVASTISSWGFSVTPEEIINLTKNIGEETILSRTGGAPTFAIGVAIVLHELFGGIDMMAFWYHFAILFEALFILTAVDAGTRACRFMVQDILGNVYKPLGNTNNYFAGILATFLSVAGWGYFLYQGTIDPRGGIYSLWPLFGVSNQMLAGMALLLGTAILFKMGKGKYTWVTILPATFVLIATMYGGIQKVLPYKEGDRVHNAVSHVATAQIQAKKIADLEAKLPTLTEQADIDKANTDISIANKLKNSNIVNAILAIFFMFATTLVIIATLGVIFGRIKIPLKETPYVSLDSLKKV